A region of Amblyraja radiata isolate CabotCenter1 chromosome 22, sAmbRad1.1.pri, whole genome shotgun sequence DNA encodes the following proteins:
- the alg1 gene encoding chitobiosyldiphosphodolichol beta-mannosyltransferase, producing MAALWFLSTLFLAVSLYSLYLAGASVALLLLLLLLLLVPVVWSRRRRGRGGSRRSVCVLVMGDLGRSPRMLYHTLSLARHGFSVTAVGYPGAKPHKDVLNNDKIKIVYLTEVKTATKFGPKMFQYGVKIFVQTLQICYVLLRIDPPSYMLLQNPPGLPAIAVVWAVCLLRGSKFIIDWHNYGYTIMGLTHGDHHPIVLIAKWYEHFFGKLSDSNLCVTEAMKEDLNTNWNIKAITLYDAPSPIFKETPLELQHKLFKKLAKDFAPFRTRIESVPSNLEQTAFTELNVNTGDVSYVQGRPALLMSSTSWTEDEDFSILLKALDEYDGLITAGMKLPSLVCAITGKGPLKEFYKRVIEKMHFKHVDICTPWLEAEDYPVLLGSGDLGVCLHKSSSGLDLPMKVVDMFGCRLPVCALDFQCLPELVKHEENGLIFKNAHELTEQLKLLFTDFHNERKKLGIFKRNLKESKMVQWDENWDDTVLPLLPASD from the exons ATGGCGGCGTTGTGGTTTCTATCCACTTTATTCCTGGCGGTTTCCCTCTACAGTCTTTACCTAGCGGGTGCGAGCGTGGCtctactgctgctgctgttgttgttgttgttggtgccGGTCGTGTGGAGTCGCCGGCGGCGAGGCCGAGGAGGCAGCCGCCGCTCCGTCTGTGTGCTGGTGATGGGCGACCTGGGCCGCAGCCCCCGCATGTTGTACCACACGCTGTCGctggcccggcacggcttcagtgTCACTGCTGTCGGCTATCCCG GTGCAAAACCTCATAAAGATGTTTTAAATAATGATAAGATCAAAATTGTCTACTTAACAGAAGTGAAGACAGCAACAAAAT TTGGACCAAAGATGTTTCAATATGGGGTCAAGATCTTTGTGCAGACGTTGCAAATATGTTATGTCCTCTTAAGGATTGATCCACCATCGTACATGCTGTTGCAG AATCCTCCAGGCCTTCCTGCTATTGCAGTTGTGTGGGCAGTATGTTTGTTAAGAGGAAGTAAATTTATTATTGACTGGCATAATTATGGTTACACTATTATGGGACTGACACATGGAGATCATCACCCGATTGTGCTGATTGCCAAATG gtATGAGCATTTTTTTGGAAAGCTGTCTGATTCAAATCTGTGTGTTACTGAAGCCATGAAAGAAGACTTGAACACAAACTGGAATATTAA ggCAATCACTTTATATGACGCCCCGTCTCCCATTTTCAAAGAAACTCCTCTTGAATTGCAACATAAGTTGTTTAAGAAGCTTGCTAAGGATTTTGCACCATTTAGAACAAG GATTGAATCTGTGCCTTCCAATTTGGAACAGACAGCCTTTACAGAACTGAATGTTAATACTGGAGATGTATCATATGTCCAAGGAAGACCAGCATTGCTGATGAGCAGTACTAGCTGGACAG AGGATGAAGACTTCTCCATTCTATTAAAAGCTTTGGACG AGTATGATGGACTGATAACCGCTGGTATGAAATTGCCATCCCTGGTTTGTGCTATTACAG GAAAAGGTCCACTAAAGGAATTCTATAAGCGTGTCATTGAAAAAATGCACTTTAAGCATGTTGATATTTGCACTCCATGGCTGGAAGCAGAGGACTACCCAGTGCTGCTAG GATCCGGTGATTTAGGAGTTTGTCTACATAAATCAAGCAGTGGGCTAGATTTGCCAATGAAGGTAGTAGACATGTTTGGCTGTCGTTTGCCTGTGTGCGCTCTTGATTTCCAGTG TCTACCAGAACTTGTGAAACACGAAGAAAATGGTCTAATATTTAAAAATGCTCATGAACTAACTGAGCAACTAAAG CTTCTCTTTACAGACTTCCACAATGAAAGAAAAAAACTTGGTATATTTAAAAGAAACCTGAAAGAATCCAAGATGGTTCAGTGGGATGAAAATTGGGATGATACAGTACTTCCTCTGCTGCCAGCAAGTGACTGA